Below is a window of Candidatus Endomicrobium procryptotermitis DNA.
ATATAACGATGGAGATAGAGTTGATAATGCCTGTGGCGATGGAGCCGCAGTTAAGGTTTGCAATAAGGGAAGGCGGGAGAACTGTGGGGTCAGGCGTAGTTACTGAAATTATAAAGTAAAAAACTGGAGAATTATCAAGATGGCTGAAAGATTTATTATAACTATGGCTTGCAGCATATGTAAAAACAGAAACTATTATTTTGACAGAGGGAAAAAGCAGGAAGGAAAACTTGCTTTGAAGAAATTTTGTAAAAACT
It encodes the following:
- the rpmG gene encoding 50S ribosomal protein L33 gives rise to the protein MAERFIITMACSICKNRNYYFDRGKKQEGKLALKKFCKNCGKRTEHKETK